The Colletotrichum higginsianum IMI 349063 chromosome 2, whole genome shotgun sequence genome has a segment encoding these proteins:
- a CDS encoding Short-chain dehydrogenase/reductase family Oxidoreductase, which translates to MSPKYITKLEDKLVVVIGGTSGIGFAVAEASVEFGARVVVASRSQERVDDAVKKLVTSYPDAGNRIRGHVVNLYGNESEASITGLFESITNNGRDQVDHVVETAGESIGSLTLPEVTPQRIAEATSSRVTGSVMLAKVVGNYLKKAHTSSLTFTGGALAEKPPPGMSVMASIGGAKNSLTRGLAVDLSPVRVNLVAPGAVQTAVLDSFFESMGLEKGSAGFEAAKTMLKNASVSGRIGDPEDVAEAYLSLMRNHFVTGTILDVNGGMFLK; encoded by the coding sequence ATGTCGCCCAAATACATTACCAAGCTCGAAGACAAGTTAGTCGTCGTAATCGGCGGAACATCCGGCATCGGGTTCGCCGTCGCGGAAGCCAGCGTCGAGTTCGGCGCGCGCGTCGTGGTCGCGAGCCGGAGCCAGGAAagggtcgacgacgcggtcAAGAAGCTCGTGACATCCTACCCCGACGCTGGAAACCGGATCCGGGGCCACGTCGTAAACCTTTACGGCAACGAATCGGAGGCGAGCATCACGGGACTCTTCGAATCCATCACCAATAACGGAAGAGATCAGGTCGaccacgtcgtcgagacggcgGGTGAGAGCATCGGCTCGCTCACCTTGCCGGAAGTGACGCCGCAGCGCATTGCGGAGGCAACCAGCTCACGAGTCACCGGATCTGTTATGCTCGCCAAGGTGGTCGGCAACTATCTCAAGAAGGCGCATACTTCTTCGCTCACCTTCACCGGCGGAGCGCTTGCAGAGAAACCACCGCCGGGAATGAGTGTGATGGCCAGCATCGGCGGGGCCAAGAACTCGCTGACGAGGGGGCTTGCCGTCGACCTGAGCCCCGTGAGGGTGAACCTCGTCGCCCCCGGGGCGGTCCAGACTGCCGTGCTTGATTCATTCTTCGAGAGCATGGGACTTGAAAAGGGCAGCGCTGGTTTCGAGGCCGCGAAGACGATGCTCAAGAACGCTTCAGTATCGGGCAGGATCGGAGACCCAGAGGACGTGGCCGAGGCCTATCTGTCGTTGATGAGGAACCACTTCGTTACGGGAACGATCCTCGATGTGAATGGCGGCATGTTTCTCAAGTAA
- a CDS encoding Alpha beta hydrolase fold protein has translation MSAMTLPQQQPLDCAYNRDDVVAGLTQYYLTLTSTAYVPASYVDFPPPGGWTDADLDVGALRALRRSETVIDLLRHLPYPRPMHDGPRPGPWNVAPGSKPVRYLRHLGTFSRWSDRGDAGLLELAALPMADTPAAPMDLPPDVVCLTFGDRISSAKNSTAATKPDARPYWWIVDCGRGVLTPYQERRYGVARVPRNKPWRTSQSYSVLDFFSKLVPELGRSHVPLPPTEDLDAEILGPSFSSSSAESEPAQIYAAHGWPDAAAFRHAECIAALQGWRRRAQEAERLKIAQDVDDADDEDYEMDGGDSDDDDMDQGEAGEALAEAVADMEVDDLSAEAAALRADLSPEERARFDRRGDELPFEWVDSE, from the coding sequence ATGTCCGCCATGACGCTCcctcaacaacaacccctCGACTGCGCTTACAaccgcgacgacgtcgtcgccggtctCACCCAGTACTACCTCACCCTCACGAGCACGGCCTATGTCCCGGCATCCTACGTCGACTTCCCGCCCCCCGGCGGCTggaccgacgccgacctcgacgttgGCGCCCTGCGCGCCCTGCGACGCTCCGAGACCGTCATCGATCTCCTGCGCCATCTGCCCTACCCCCGGCCCATGCACGACGGCCCCCGGCCCGGTCCCTGGAACGTCGCGCCGGGATCGAAACCCGTGCGCTACCTCCGCCACCTGGGCACCTTCAGCCGCTGGTCCGACCGGGGCGACGCGGggctcctcgagctggccgccCTCCCCATGGCCGAcacgcccgccgcgcccATGGACCTGCCGCCGGACGTCGTCTGCCTCACCTTTGGCGACCGCATCTCGTCCGCGAAGAACAGCACGGCCGCCACCAAGCCGGACGCCCGGCCGTACTGGTGGATCGTGGACTGCGGCCGGGGCGTCTTGACGCCCTACCAGGAGCGCCGCTACGGCGTCGCGAGGGTCCCGCGCAACAAGCCCTGGCGGACCTCCCAGTCCTACTCCGTCCTggacttcttctccaagcTCGTGCCGGAACTGGGCCGGAGCCACGTCCCGCTGCCTCCCACCGAGGACCTGGACGCCGAGATCCTGggcccctccttctcctcgtcctcggccgagagTGAGCCGGCGCAGATCTACGCGGCCCACGGGTGGCCCGACGCCGCGGCCTTCCGACACGCCGAGTGCATCGCCGCGCTGCAgggctggcggcgccgggcgcAGGAGGCGGAGCGGTTGAAGATCGCGCAGGAcgtggacgacgccgacgacgaggactacgagatggacggcggcgacagcgacgacgacgacatggaccagggcgaggccggcgaggcgctcgccgaggccgtggccgatatggaggtcgacgacctcagcgccgaggcggccgcgCTGAGGGCCGATCTGAGCCCGGAGGAGCGTGCGAGGTTCGACCGGAGAGGGGACGAGCTGCCGTTTGAGTGGGTCGACTCTGAGTGA
- a CDS encoding Alpha beta hydrolase fold protein, whose protein sequence is MSASRPQLSLWEKRDLVLRLLFRAPLQLIWNFLYGAPFALARGVSMRFFAFCAYYRFALGCMRAREIQFLLPPSIVTYERWIAHKAKRHPELADRLRRNVEMLPANDGSILWIGNRQKATKFVLFFHGGGYAVPLLPGHLEWCWEAYVNGGPGLHAEVAVAVLQYTLVPEARYPTQLQQAIAALNQLLLSGIKPGDLLVGGDSAGGNLACSVVRHICHPCHLEIPALRPEGRLAGVFLVSPWLSSKTSAPAFRENDHVDMVTARAMLRAAAELLHPRFPVRGKSDESDLAMAMPMDGDMAWADDISAAAASLYVTGGQQEAFRDDIRAFAEHVGCGNNDLDLLFELAEHEAHDFILLEGQAGRVGDATVRMRNWAVAQLGTGRASV, encoded by the exons ATGTCGGCATCGAGACCGCAGCTTTCGCTGTGGGAGAAGCGGGATTTGGTGTTGCGCCTGCTCTTCCGCG CTCCCCTCCAGTTGATATGGAACTTCCTGTACGGCGCGCCCTTCGCCCTCGCGAGGGGCGTCTCGATGcgcttcttcgccttctGCGCCTACTACCGCTTCGCCCTGGGCTGCATGCGCGCCCGCGAGATCCAGTTCCTGTTGCCCCCGTCCATTGTCACGTACGAGAGGTGGATCGCCCACAAGGCCAAGCGGCACCCGGAGCTCGCCGACCGGCTGCGGCGCAACGTCGAGATGCTGCCGGCCAACGACGGCTCCATCCTGTGGATCGGCAACCGGCAGAAGGCGACCAAGTTCGTGCTCTTCTTCCACGGCGGAGGCTACGCCGTGCCCTTGCTCCCGGGACACCTCGAGTGGTGCTGGGAGGCCTACGTCAACGGCGGGCCGGGGCTccacgccgaggtcgccgtcgccgtgctgCAGTACACCCTCGTGCCGGAGGCGCGGTACCCGACCCAGCTGCagcaggccatcgccgccctcaacCAGCTTCTCCTGTCGGGCATCAAGCccggcgacctcctcgtcggcggcgactcgGCCGGCGGGAACCTCGCCTGCTCCGTCGTCCGCCACATCTGCCACCCGTGCCACCTCGAGATCCCCGCGCTGCGTCCCGAGGGGCggctcgccggcgtcttcctcgtgTCGCCGTGGCTCAGCAGCaagacctcggcgccggccttcCGCGAGAACGACCACGTCGACATGGTGACGGCGCGCGCGATGCTgcgcgcggcggccgagctgctgcacCCGCGCTTCCCCGTGCGCGGCAAGTCGGACGAGAGCGACCTGGCCATGGCGATGCCCATGGACGGCGACATGGCGTGGGCCGACgacatctcggccgccgcggcgagcCTGTACGTCACGGGGGGCCAGCAGGAGGCCTTCCGGGACGACATCCGGGCCTTCGCCGAGCACGTCGGCTGCGGGAACAACGACCTGGACCTCCTCTTCGAGCTGGCGGAGCACGAGGCGCACGACTTCATCCTGCTCGAGGGGCAGGCCGGGCGGGTGGGCGATGCGACGGTGCGCATGAGGAACTGGGCGGTGGCGCAGCTGGGGACGGGCCGGGCTTCGGTGTGA